In one Pseudomonas sp. R84 genomic region, the following are encoded:
- the epd gene encoding erythrose-4-phosphate dehydrogenase has protein sequence MPQPRPYKVALNGYGRIGRCVLRALFERGEKAGFEIVAINDLADMASIEYLTRFDSTHGRFPGEVRVEGDCLHINGDCVKVLRSATPEGIDWASLGVDLVLECSGAYNTREDGQRFLDAGAPRVLFSQPMASEADVDATIVYGVNQDCLTGDELLVSNASCTTNCGVPLLRLLDKAIGLDYVSITTIHSAMNDQPVIDAYHHEDLRRTRSAFQSVIPVSTGLARGIERLLPELAGRIQAKAVRVPTVNVSCLDITMQTATATDANEVNRILREAATNGPLKGLLAYTELPHASCDFNHDPHSAIVDASQTRVSGPKLVNILAWFDNEWGFANRMLDVAEHYLQTATSKKP, from the coding sequence ATGCCTCAACCGCGTCCCTACAAAGTTGCACTCAACGGCTACGGCCGGATTGGTCGTTGCGTCTTGCGTGCGTTGTTTGAGCGAGGCGAGAAAGCCGGGTTTGAAATTGTCGCGATCAACGATCTGGCGGACATGGCCAGCATCGAATACCTGACACGCTTTGACTCCACCCACGGCCGTTTTCCGGGCGAAGTGCGAGTAGAAGGCGATTGTCTGCATATTAATGGCGACTGCGTGAAGGTCCTGCGCAGTGCTACTCCCGAAGGCATCGATTGGGCGTCGCTGGGCGTCGATCTGGTGCTGGAATGCTCCGGTGCCTACAACACCCGTGAAGACGGCCAGCGCTTTCTCGACGCCGGCGCGCCACGCGTGTTGTTCTCGCAGCCGATGGCCAGCGAGGCGGATGTCGACGCCACCATCGTTTATGGCGTCAATCAGGATTGCCTGACCGGCGACGAACTGTTGGTGTCCAACGCCTCCTGTACGACCAATTGCGGCGTGCCGCTGTTGCGCTTGCTCGACAAGGCGATCGGCCTCGATTACGTTTCGATCACCACCATTCACTCGGCGATGAATGATCAGCCGGTGATCGACGCCTATCACCACGAAGACCTGCGCCGTACCCGTTCGGCGTTCCAGTCGGTGATCCCGGTGTCCACTGGTCTGGCGCGGGGTATCGAGCGTCTGCTGCCGGAACTTGCCGGGCGAATTCAGGCCAAAGCCGTACGCGTGCCGACGGTCAACGTGTCCTGCCTCGACATCACGATGCAGACCGCCACGGCGACCGACGCCAATGAGGTCAACCGGATCCTGCGCGAAGCCGCCACCAATGGCCCGCTCAAAGGTCTGCTCGCCTATACCGAGCTGCCGCACGCCAGTTGTGATTTCAACCATGACCCACATTCGGCCATCGTCGATGCCAGTCAGACCCGTGTTTCCGGCCCAAAACTGGTGAACATCCTGGCCTGGTTCGACAACGAATGGGGTTTTGCCAACCGAATGCTGGACGTTGCAGAACACTATCTGCAAACAGCAACTTCAAAAAAACCGTAG